A genome region from Streptomyces sp. NBC_01296 includes the following:
- a CDS encoding vanadium-dependent haloperoxidase produces MKYRAGRHLGRLRAVAVAGALLAGLSPAAAAAPPAAAVTGHKGDPTQYWNKVLLQTFRNARGSDASPGKLSRSGAMVFAAIYNAESAYQNTYETLKYQPYLNRPLKYAGESSQPGRDEEERLIDRTAYRMISELYPGDKAYIDARYEARTGRSPYAYEPLDRLVVDRVVRQINKSRADDGSDNPEVYDGDTTTPGAWRPTGEEATADEGACKEPSDAVTPNWGKVKPFVLRSGSQFRPPTLRGFTSYDEMLASPEYARQVDEVRRVGAVDSTERTYDQTVVGWFWDHDLNGTYHPPGQLLQLTGTVANKFKLDTYETTRLFALSALSLADAGIAAWDSKLDSPINEWRPVSAVRATGGANANWEPLSADRSGAPWTPCFPAWTSGHANFTGAWASAMQHYFDRDDVSFTAHSEDPHTLVLSRQMNSFSQVAQEGEFSRLWLGAHFRWDAEDGREIGTNVADYVFDNALQPTRPGRPDQR; encoded by the coding sequence ATGAAGTACCGCGCCGGCCGACACCTGGGACGGCTACGGGCCGTCGCCGTGGCCGGAGCCCTGCTCGCCGGGCTGAGTCCGGCGGCGGCCGCTGCGCCGCCGGCCGCCGCTGTGACAGGGCACAAGGGCGATCCGACGCAGTACTGGAACAAGGTCCTGCTTCAGACCTTCCGCAATGCGCGGGGCTCGGACGCCTCGCCCGGCAAACTCTCCAGGTCCGGGGCGATGGTCTTCGCGGCGATCTACAACGCCGAGAGCGCCTATCAGAACACGTACGAAACCTTGAAGTACCAGCCATACCTCAACCGGCCGCTGAAGTACGCCGGCGAATCGTCGCAGCCGGGTCGGGACGAAGAGGAGCGGCTGATCGACCGTACGGCGTACCGGATGATCTCCGAGCTGTACCCGGGCGACAAGGCCTACATCGACGCCCGGTACGAGGCCCGGACCGGCCGCTCCCCCTACGCCTACGAGCCCCTCGACCGCCTGGTGGTCGACCGCGTGGTGCGGCAGATCAACAAATCCCGGGCGGATGACGGTTCGGACAACCCGGAGGTCTACGACGGCGACACCACCACCCCTGGGGCCTGGCGGCCGACGGGTGAAGAGGCGACGGCTGACGAAGGGGCCTGCAAGGAGCCGAGCGACGCGGTGACCCCGAACTGGGGCAAGGTGAAACCGTTCGTGCTCCGCTCCGGCTCGCAGTTCCGGCCTCCCACCCTGCGAGGCTTCACTTCCTACGACGAAATGTTGGCCAGCCCGGAGTACGCGCGCCAGGTCGACGAGGTGCGACGGGTCGGTGCCGTCGACTCCACCGAGCGCACCTACGATCAGACCGTCGTCGGCTGGTTCTGGGACCACGACCTGAACGGCACCTACCACCCCCCGGGGCAACTGCTCCAGCTGACCGGGACCGTCGCCAACAAGTTCAAGCTCGACACGTACGAGACCACCCGCTTGTTCGCGCTGTCGGCGCTGTCGTTGGCGGATGCCGGGATCGCAGCCTGGGACAGCAAGCTCGACAGCCCGATCAACGAGTGGCGCCCGGTGTCCGCGGTCCGGGCGACGGGCGGCGCGAACGCAAACTGGGAGCCCCTCAGTGCGGACCGCTCGGGGGCACCGTGGACCCCGTGCTTCCCCGCCTGGACCTCTGGGCACGCCAACTTCACGGGTGCGTGGGCAAGCGCGATGCAGCACTACTTCGACCGTGACGACGTCTCGTTCACCGCACACTCCGAGGACCCGCACACACTCGTTCTGTCCCGCCAGATGAACAGCTTCAGCCAGGTCGCCCAGGAGGGCGAGTTCAGCCGACTCTGGCTGGGCGCGCACTTCCGCTGGGACGCCGAGGACGGGAGGGAGATCGGCACCAACGTTGCCGACTACGTGTTCGACAACGCGCTCCAGCCGACACGACCGGGCCGTCCTGATCAGCGGTGA